CCGCCAAATGCCGTGCTGGTCTTCGATGTTGAAATGGTCAAGATTGAGCCACGTGCCGGATCTGAAGAGTTGTAGAATAAATGCCAAAGAAGTGCAGCCAAAAGGAAATCTTTTGTTTCAATTGAATGTGGGAACACTCGTGCTTCTTGAGCCCGAGCCGTAAATTTTTCGTGTGCCTATCGGTGGACTTTCCTCTCAAGCTCACGAAAAGCCGTGCCACGCCCAGATGTTTCATCATTAAAAACGTTTCGGGGTAGATCTCGTcaaaatagggccagatcggtgaaggaCCTGCTTTCCAAGGATCGTAAGGCTATAAACTAACAATGTGAACTATTAAAACTGCATATTGAGCTGAATAATCGTCGAGCCCTGCAATGCACAAAAAATGGATCGGCCTTCCTTGTACTTAGTATCAAAAAATAACTAACTTTGTTTATTTGGAGTAATACACCTAAGCCTAAGGTACTTCCTGCAGGGGGCTCTGTCTCAGACCATTTGGATTTGGAGTCGTCGCTTGCTTGCCTCCCGTCGCTTCTTATCGCGCTTGCGACGAGCCTGGGTCGCGTCTCGGAACAGCTGTACGCCCTCGCGCTGCTCCACTTCCGTCTGCAGCAGTGCCAGGCCGTGCAGATTCCAGCCGAGGATGTCCCGGAGCTGGCCGACATCCCGCTTCAGCATTGTGAGAAGTTTCAACAGCAGCGGCTTCATGCTCTTGGTCGCCGAAATGGGCTTCATGTGAACCTTGAAGAGGAATATGGTGACGCGACAGAGCAGCTCCAGTTGATCGGGTCGCTGGGTTAGCAGGATGGGCAGGCGCTCAAGCAGCTCGCATACGACGGAAAAGGGCAGAAGGAGAAGCGCCTCTTCCAGGTCGGATGCACGTATCCGCATGAACGTGTTGACTAGAAAATCAACGGGGTTCTTGACTTGCAGGGCTTGCATCAGAGGGTGCAGTTCCGGTTTCTCCTCAGCCTCCAGCTCGAACTGCTTCGATATCTCCAGGCACTCTAGAATGGACTCGGCCGCTTTCTCCGAGCCCACTGTCTTGCGCGAGGCCATCTTCAGGCTGGGCAGCAGGGGCACGCTGTTGTCTTCTCCAGTGGCAAGCTGCTCATTCTCCATCTGCTCGCGCTCCTCCTCCTGGACGTCCTTCAGCACGATTGTCTCGTCCGTCCGCTCGTACATTCGCAAAGTGCGGTCCGAGCCGCAGGTGACCAGGAATCGGCCATTGGGCGACACTGCCAGGGAATAGGCCTCGCCTATGTGACCGGGAAGTGTGATAATCTTTTCAAAGGAGTCGCCGTCCCACTGCTTGACCTTGCCGTCCTTTCCGCAGCTGAAGATCATGTGCGTTTTGGGTATGAACTGCACGGACATTACCGTGTCGTCGTGGGCGAAGATTGAGCGATGACAGTCGCCAAAGTTCAGTCCCCAGATCTTTATGTTGCGATCAGCAGACCCGGTGACGACCAGATTCGAATCGTAGGAGATGTCGAGGCAGAGCACGGGCAGCTTGTGGCCGTACAGCGACAGATAGAACTTGAAGGTGTCCAGAAAGAAGATCTTGACGGTGGCATCCAGCAGTCCGACGGCCAGATACTTCATGTCCGGACTGACGCCCACACAGAGCACAGTCTCCTCCAGCTTCAGGGTGTTCTTGTGCAGCAGTGACAGGACCTTGCTCTCGCCCGCTCCCTCCGCAGCATCAATCAGCTCAAAGGTCCAGATCTTGAGAGTCTGATCACCGCTGCCCGTAATGCATCCCTTCTGATCCGGCAGCATAGCAATGGACCAGAGTTCGCTCTCGTGGGCTGGAATCTCCTCCACAATGTCCGCTGCACCCACGTCCACAATGAGCAGCTTGCCGCTCTTCATGCCCAAAAGCACATAGTGATCGCCGGGCACGAACTTTGAGCACAGAATATAGTCTGTGGGAACTGTGCGGAGACACTGCATGGCATCGCGGTCCCAGAACTTGAACGATTCCCCAGCACCGGAGCCAACCGCCAGGGAGTCATTGCTGAAGCACACGGAGCGCACCTCGGACTGGTGGCCCAGGCGCGTGAGGGATCGCAGAACTTTCACACTGGGATCGGCTGGTTTGCGGGTCTTGGGCGAAGCCTCCAGGGAGTGCAACACAAGACTATTGTTGGCCAGACTGACCAGAACACGCATCTCCTTGTTCTGGCCCAAGACCACATCGATGGACTTGATTTTCTGTTTGGTTCGGATGCTCTCCAGTCGCTTGATTTCATCGCTCAGTGATTGCTGCTTCGACAGTTGCGCCTCGTCGCTGGCATCATCGCCAGCGgccttcttctccttcttcagGCGCTTGGCCAGGCGCTGCTTTACCTCCTCGGCAGTGCATATGTAAAAGTTCTCTATCAGATCGTTGGTGCCGTGGCAGCTCAAGACGCGCTCAGTGTAATCGGTGACCAGGTTGACAGTGCGGCCCTTGCCTGCGCGCTGAATTATGCCGCAATTGCTCACGCTTATGGGACTTATCGTGTCCTCATCATCTATGCTTAGGCCCTCGACGGCCGACTCCAGGGTCTCGGTAACAGCGCCGTCGTGTTTCTTCAAGCGATACACATTCATTCCACTCTCGCTGGCTCCCGCCACCATCAGGTCGCCGATGAAGGCCAGTGCCCAAACTTCTGTTCGATTGTCCACGATGGTTTTGAAGCAGAACTGAGTCTCCAGGTTCCAGAATTTGATCTGTGTGTCCTTCGAGCAGCTCACCACAATGCTCTGGTCCACCACGCGCTGCAGAAAGTGAGCATCTGTGATGGCAGCATTGTGTCCGCTCAGCCGCGCTCTACCCGCCTGCTCCACCACATCCACGACCACCAGCTCCGTGTCCAGGCCTCCACTGACCAACCGCATTCCCTGCTGGTCATACCGCAGGATGCTCACGGCATGCTTGTGAAGGGCCAACGTGCAGATGGCCTCGTAGTACCTCTCCGAGCTGAGATCAAAGATCTGGACCATGCCATCGGTATAGCCCACGGCAATGTGTAGATGATCCGGCGAAACACGCAGGCAGGTCACCTCGAACTTCTCCCGGCGCAGCGTCAGCTTCCGATCGCCCATGCTGGAGGGGATAGACATTAGTTAAACCCTGTTTTTGCTGTTTAAGAAGCAGCCACTCACCGCAAATCCCAGATGATGACATTCTCGGCAGCAGGTGCGGCCACATACCGCCCTTCGGTTTTGTCAACGATGGCAAAGTTCACATTGGCGCGACCCGATGTGATTATATTAAAGCTGTCTATAGCCCGATACGCTAAATATTGTTTAGTTAAGCCCATTCTaacatttaaaaattaaaaaatcaaCAAGCGCGTTTCACGTGTTCGAGTGATATTTATCGACCTATCGATCAAATCTATCgccagaaatataccgtctcattttaaaaatataccgtaaatatactgacaaattccagttctattatacatattcctcgtttttgatattccgtcgaatattactagctagatagaacatTTGGTCCTGCCCGCATAATTTTTCTCGATTAATTAAtctattttctacttgactggcttattttaaacactggcttttattggattttcccaaaaaaaaaggttttagcgaaaaaggtcaaacaaaaaaaacgtaataaaacgtaagagaaaaatcgttcctattgctcaattttgatgtTCCCTTGAATAATGCTGGCTATCTAAGACTCTCAGCTCTGCCCACATAAATTTGCGgcattgatgaataaattttctacaagattggctaCTTTTCAGTACTCCTtttttattgtattgtatCTAAAACAAGGTTTGAGCAAAAAtggtcaacaaaaaaacaggtAACGTAAGTGAGTATGGAATGTCACGTCATTGCTTACTTGGAACTTCTCAACCGGAGTGTGggcatttgtataccctatttcctTAATTTGATATGAAGATACTGTTTTCCAAGCtgttttaaaacgtaattaataaagaccttttctcagaTTGATATCTCTTAGACATATTTATGCATATGATGAGTGTCTTGTATAGGAGTATAGGCATTTGtatagatacatagatactGTTTTCCAAActgtttttaaaacgtaattgtAAAGaaattttctcaaattgatatgttttaAGTTTAGTTTCTTgtatatatctcgatcccgaTACCT
This region of Drosophila miranda strain MSH22 chromosome 2, D.miranda_PacBio2.1, whole genome shotgun sequence genomic DNA includes:
- the LOC108156653 gene encoding WD repeat-containing protein 3, which translates into the protein MGLTKQYLAYRAIDSFNIITSGRANVNFAIVDKTEGRYVAAPAAENVIIWDLRMGDRKLTLRREKFEVTCLRVSPDHLHIAVGYTDGMVQIFDLSSERYYEAICTLALHKHAVSILRYDQQGMRLVSGGLDTELVVVDVVEQAGRARLSGHNAAITDAHFLQRVVDQSIVVSCSKDTQIKFWNLETQFCFKTIVDNRTEVWALAFIGDLMVAGASESGMNVYRLKKHDGAVTETLESAVEGLSIDDEDTISPISVSNCGIIQRAGKGRTVNLVTDYTERVLSCHGTNDLIENFYICTAEEVKQRLAKRLKKEKKAAGDDASDEAQLSKQQSLSDEIKRLESIRTKQKIKSIDVVLGQNKEMRVLVSLANNSLVLHSLEASPKTRKPADPSVKVLRSLTRLGHQSEVRSVCFSNDSLAVGSGAGESFKFWDRDAMQCLRTVPTDYILCSKFVPGDHYVLLGMKSGKLLIVDVGAADIVEEIPAHESELWSIAMLPDQKGCITGSGDQTLKIWTFELIDAAEGAGESKVLSLLHKNTLKLEETVLCVGVSPDMKYLAVGLLDATVKIFFLDTFKFYLSLYGHKLPVLCLDISYDSNLVVTGSADRNIKIWGLNFGDCHRSIFAHDDTVMSVQFIPKTHMIFSCGKDGKVKQWDGDSFEKIITLPGHIGEAYSLAVSPNGRFLVTCGSDRTLRMYERTDETIVLKDVQEEEREQMENEQLATGEDNSVPLLPSLKMASRKTVGSEKAAESILECLEISKQFELEAEEKPELHPLMQALQVKNPVDFLVNTFMRIRASDLEEALLLLPFSVVCELLERLPILLTQRPDQLELLCRVTIFLFKVHMKPISATKSMKPLLLKLLTMLKRDVGQLRDILGWNLHGLALLQTEVEQREGVQLFRDATQARRKRDKKRREASKRRLQIQMV